In the genome of Arthrobacter alpinus, the window GGAATTTGATGGGATCAACGTTGGCTTCGCCACGCAGACCGAGCGTGGATTGGTGGTGCCCGTGCTTCGAAATGCCCAAGGGCGCAGCGCCAGGGAGCTTGACGGGGCCATTCGTGAACTGACCGACCGGGCGCTTGGTGGGAAGGCTGCCCCGGCCGAGCTGGGCGGTGGAACCTTCACGATTAACAACTATGGGGTTCTGGGCGTGGACGGATCCGCCGCCATCATCAACTACCCCGAGGCTGCCATGTTGGGGCTGGGACGGATTGTGGACAAGCCGTGGGTTGTGGACGGAGAATTGTGCGTGCGCAAAATGACGGAGCTGACGCTGGCCTTTGACCATCGTGTGTGCGACGGCGCCGTTGCTGCCGGATTCCTGCGCTTCGTGGCCGATGCCATCGAAAACCCTGCCAGTATCCTCGCTGATCTCTAATGCCCCAGACATGGCAGGAGCTCGGTGGCGGCTGTTTTGTGCTGCCTGGCAATGAGGCCCGGGTGCTGGTCAACACTGGCTTGGTAGTTGGTGCCCAGCGGGCGCTCGTGATCGACACCGGTTGCGGACCCCGCCACGCCGCGGAGATTCTGGCAGCCGTGCGCACGGTAACCACCTTGCCTCTGGTGGGGGTCAATACCCACGCCCACTGGGATCATTTCTTTGGCAATGCCACGTTCAAGGAAGCCGGACTTACCGAGCTGTGGGCACACAAAGCGGCCGCGCAAACAATGGCGGACACGGGGGAGTCTCAGCGGCGCTTTGTCGCGGGCGCGGAACCGGACATGGCTGCGGCAACCGGTCCCGGGACGGAGATTGTGCTGCCCGCCCATCACGTTGGCGCCGAAACGGTAGTGCTGGATCTAGGAGGCGTGGAGGTGGAGCTGTTCACGTTGGGTCCCGGGCACAGCAGCGGAGACCTCATGGTGGGCGCTCCGGGCGTGCTATTTGCCGGAGATGTGCTCGAAGTTGGTGCGGCCCCGGACTACGAGGACGCTTTCCCTTCGGAATGGGCTGCCGTGCTGCGCCGGTTGGCGGGCATGGGTGAGAAGTACCCCGTCATGGTGCCCGGGCACGGCCGTCCGGTGGATGCCGGCTTTGCCGCGCACATGGCCGAGGTCGTCGCCGCAGCGCCGTAAGTGGGGACGGGTCTAGAGTTGTGCCAGTGAGCAAAGCAGCCGACCCTCAAGACTTCAACCTTTGGTCCATCGCCATTCCGGCGTTTGGGCCGTCACTGTTGTTTGGCATTGGTGAGGGCGCCATTTTGCCCGTCATCCCGCTCAGTGCCAGGGATATGGGTTCCTCCTTGGCGGGTGCCGCACTAGTGGTCTCCCTCATCGGCATAGGATCGCTGGTCAGCAACATCCCGGCATCCATCATTACGGCGAAATTTGGTGAGCGCCTCGGCATGCTTGGGGCCTCCGCGCTGAGCCTGGTTGCCATGCTCATCTGCGTGTTTTGCCACAACCTCTGGGCCTTTGGTGCCGGAGTGTTTTTGATAGGCGTGGCCTCGGCCGTGTTCCATCTGGCTCGCCAGAGTTATCTCACCGAGGCGGTGCCGCCGCTCATGCGCGCACGGGCCATGTCCACCCTGGGCGGTGTGGGGCGAATCGGACTTTTCGCGGGCCCGTTCATTGGAGCCCTCCTTATTCATCTGGTCGGACTACCTGGCGCATACTGGGTTGCGGCAGTGGCTGTCACGGCCGCCGGGGTTGTCGCCTGGTGGCTGCCGGATCTGGTCAATGCCGACGGTGCGGCACCGGCAGGACCGAAAGTCACTGTCGTCTCGTTGCTGGCCACCCACCGAAAAGTGTTTCTAACGGTTGGCATCGGCGTGCTGCTGGTCAGCTCCGTGCGGTCTTCGCGTCAAGTGGTGGTACCGCTCTGGGCAGACAATCTGGGACTCAACCCAGCCGTGACATCACTGATCTACGGGCTGTCCGGGGCCATCGACATGCTGGTGTTTTACCCGGCCGGCAAGGTCATGGACAAGAAGGGACGGATTGCCGTGGCCGTTCCCTCCATGGTGCTCATGGGCGTTTCGCTGCTCCTCATGCCACTAACCACAGGTGCCTTTTCGTTGCTGCTGGTGGCTTTGCTGATCGGTTTTGGAAACGGCATTGGTTCCGGACTCATCATGACCCTGGGGGCGGACTACTCTCCGCGCAATGGCAGGGCCCAATTCCTGGGTATCTGGAGATTCATGGCGGACGCCGGCGGATCAAGCGGTCCGGCCATCTTGGCTGGACTCACGGCCGCCGTGACGCTCCCGTTCGGCATCGCAGCAACGGGACTGTTGGGTCTGGGTGCGGCAGCAATGTTGGGCTACTCGATTCCCCGCAACAGACCCGTATCGCGCTAGCTCGCTAGCGAAAGCTCCGGCGTCGTACGGGCAGGGTCACCAGCAGTGTGCTGGCAAAGGTCAAGCCATAGCCAACAGCGATGATCAGGCACACGCCCACAAGGAAGAAACTGGTGGTGCTGGTGTCTTCGGCGCCCATGACGGAACTGTAAATCAGTGCGCCTGACGCCAAGGCGAGCACGGCCAGCAGGGCTGCCAGTGCGGTCCACCAGCGCCTCGAGGCCCAGTGCTCTCCCGAGCCGAGCCACACATTCCACCGCGAACCACTGCGCATAACCACATGCGCGGCCAGTGCTGTCCAGAAGGCCACCACAAAGAAGGCAGCAACAACATCGGCGGGTCGGTGCCATTGGTTGATGAGCGTCGACATGCCGGCCACGATGGCGTAGCTGCCGCCAACAAAGGCGGCGGCGGGGCGCCATCGTGGCGAGACCACGAGGAACACGGCGGCCGCGGCACTGGCGGCGAGCGTACTGTGTCCCGAGGGCAGCGAGTTCAGCGCGAGCGTATTGACGCCAAGCTCTGGACGGTCCGGCAGCAGTGCCTTAATGAGCTGGGTGGAGAGATTCGCGGCGGCCATGGCGGCGATGGCAATACCGGCGGCCTTCCATCGTCGCCGGGCCAGGGTGACAAAGAGGACCACCAGCGTGGCGAGAACCACGGAGGTGGCAGGCAAATAATCCAGCACCTGGGCCGTTTGCGTGCCGATCCGCTGGCGGGCCACGACCGCCTCCACCAGGGCAGATTCGTCAATGAACTGGCCAGTGGCCGTTTCTACAAAAAACCGGTAGCTCAACACCAAACCGGCCAAACTTATGAGCGCCGCAACCAGGAATGGCCACGCGGAAATGCGTTCAACAACACGGCCGGACGGGCCTGAGCGGTGAGATGCGGCATGGGTATTCATCACTTCTAGGTTCCCACAGTTTCATGGGAGATTGCTGACCACCGGGCTACAGTGAAGACATGTTTTCACTCCCTACGCTCGATGCGATCCTGTCCTCCGCCCACGTGGTCTCCTTGCCCATGCGGGTGAAGTTCAGGGGTGTGGTGACCCGTGAGGTCATGGTTTTTGAAGGCCCGGCAGGCTGGGGTGAGTTTGGTCCGTTCCTGGAGTACGACGACGAAGAGTCCTCCCGCTGGTTGGCCGCGGCTTTGGAGGCTGGCTGGCTTGGGTACCCGGCGCCGGTGCGTGACTGGGTTCCCGTGAATGCGACAGTTCCTGCGGTTTCCGCCGCCGAGGTGCCCTCCGTGTTGGGGGCTTTTGACGCCGTCCACACCGTGAAGATCAAGGTTGCCGAGGCAGGCCAGTCCATGTCGGATGACGCCGCCCGGGTGGGTGCCGTGCGGCATTTGCTGCCCGAGGCCAAGATCCGGGTGGACGCGAATGGGGGTTGGGGCGTTGATCAGGCAGTTTCGGCACTGCGCATGTTGAGTGTCTTTGGGTTGGAGTATGCAGAGCAGCCTGTCGCCACAATTGCCGAGATGGCGGCCGTGCGCACGGCGCTTTCCGGTTCTGTCCTGATCGCTGCCGACGAAAGCGTTCGCAAGGCCACGGATCCTCTCGCCGTGGCCCGAGCCGGGGCCGCCGATCTCCTGGTGGTCAAGGCCGCCCCCTTGGGTGGAGTCCGGCGTGCGCTGGAGATCGTGGCGGAGGCCGGACTGCCAGCAGTGGTCAGTTCCGCACTGGACTCCTCGGTGGGTATTGGCACCGGCTTGGCACTGGCGGCCGCGCTGCCGGAGCTGCCCTTCGCCTGCGGTTTGGGCACAGTGTCCTTGATGGCAGCGGATGTGGCCACGCCGTCGCTTGTCGCCGTGGATGGTGGCATGGAAGTTCGGAACGTTGTGGCCGATCCGGAGTTGCTTGCACGGTTCGCCGCACCGGCCGAGCGTCGGGATTGGTGGCTGGACCGGCTCCGCCGCACTTACGCCCTGCTCCAAAGCCCGGTGCCTGGCCTAAAGGGCGGGTGGATAGAGTAGGGAGCGTGACTTTACTTAGCTCCATGGATGCCGCCCGTTATGTTGTCGATGCTCTGGAACGCGCAGGGATTGCTCATGTGGTGGTGGCCCCGGGATCCCGCAGCGCCCCGCTCGTTTACGCCCTCGCCGAAGCAGAAGCCGATGGCAGGCTGAGCAATTACGTGCGCGTTGACGAACGGGTGGCCGGTTTCACGGCGCTGGGTCTGGCCTTGGCGTCAGGTGTTCCAGCCGCCATTGTGACCACTTCCGGCACGGCCGTGGGTAATCTCCTTCCTGCCGTCATGGAGGCCAACCACGGCGGAACCCCCTTGCTTGTCCTATCCGCCGACCGCCCCGAAGAGCTTCGAGGCACCGGAGCCAACCAAACAACGCAGCAGCTGGATCTCTTTGGTGAGCATGTCCGTTTTGCCACTGACGTCCCGGCCGGGGTGGATCCCACGAGCGCCATTGCCACTGCACTGAGCGCAGCTCGCGGGCATATCGAGGGGATCCCTGCCGGGCCCGTGCAGGTCAACCTGGCGTTCCGCGACCCCCTGACCCCTGCCCTGGATGGTTCGGAATGGGAACGCCTCCTGCCTGAGATTGAGGTTCCTTCCGCTCCTGAAACACTTGAATCCGACGACGGAACCTCCGACGCCAGCGATGTTGCCTCGGGTGTGACGTCCGTTCCGGGCAGCGGTGTTCCAGCCGCCCTGCCGTCCAGCAGTCACAGGACGGTGGTGGTGGCCGGTCACGGAGCCGGGGTGGAAGCTGAATACTTTGCGCGAATGCTCGGATTGCCCCTCTTGGCCGAGCCTTCTTCCAATGCGCGCTTTGGGCCCAATGCCATTGGCCCTTACCGCTTGCTGTTGGAGAAGTTCGGCCCCGACAGCGCCATGCCCATTGAACGGGTGGTGCTCTTTGGGCGACCAACACTCTCGCGCCAGATAAGCGGGCTGCTCGCCAATCCGAACCTTGAACGGGCGCTTTTTCTGCCCAACCCCGTGCCGTGGTTTGAGGCCGGGCGCCGCACAGAATTGATCTTGACTCAGTGGGATCAGCTGGTGGGCTTCGCAGGACACGGGCCCGCAGGCTGGCTGAGTGCGTGGCATCAGGTGGCTGCCATGGCTGAGGCGGCGCTGGAAAGTGTCTTGGCTGGTGCCGCGACCACTGGCGGTGAACTGAGCGGACCGGAGGTGGCCCGTCATGTCTGGTCCCGGGCACAAAAGGAACCCGGCAGCAACCTCATGCTTGGTTCCTCCAATCCCATCCGCGACGTTGATCTGGCAGGAAAGCCAACGCCCGGGAACAATGTCACGACCTTCGCCAATCGTGGCCTGGCCGGCATTGACGGAACCCTTGCCACGGCAACCGGCATTGCCCTCGCCACGAGGGAGGCAACTCGGGTGCTGCTTGGTGATGTGACCTTCCTGCATGATTCCGGGGCACTGAACATTGGGCCCACCGAACAAGTGCCCAACGTTCAGGTGATTGTCCTTAACGATGCCGGCGGTGGCATCTTCTCGGTCTTGGAGCACGGAACGCTGGGGAAGGCGCCCAACTATGCTTCCGCCGTCGAACGCTTCTTTGGCACGCCGCACACGGTGAAGCTCGCGGCCCTCGCCACTGCCTACGGTTGGGACCACACCCTGGTTAGAACGGCGGCCGAACTTGTCACTGCACTCGCCGGACCCGTTGAGGGGCGGCAGATCATCGAGGTGGCGGCCAGCCGTGACGGGCTGCGGGACTTGCATGCCAACATCAAGGCGGCCCTAGCCGCCGACTAGCCGCGACTTGATGCATGTGGTGCTCGTATCCTTGGTACAGCAGGTGCACAGCCGGTGCATAGGAGCCTCTGATGGAGTGAATAACATGACAAACTCACCGCATCCCGATCACGACCGAGGCCTCGAATTTGACCTGGGCACCATGTTCACTCGCCGGCGCACGCTCGGGTTGATGCTTGGCGCAGGGGCAGTTGCCGGATTGGCGGCCTGCACGCCGGCCGGCAACGGCGCCCCTGCCTCAGCTGCCGCAACCTCGACCGCCGCCCCGACAACGGCCACGGCCGGCACACCGGAGGCTACGGCCCAGGTCACTCGCGCCCTTGCAGAATGCACCGCCGCCACGGCCGACACCCCGGAGGAGACCGGCGGACCCTACCCCGCCGATGGTTCCAACGGGCCCGATGTCCTCACGGCCTCAGGCGTGGTTCGTCAAGACATCACGGCCAGTTTTGGCTCGTCAACCACCAAGGCTGAGGGCGTTCCGCTGACAGTCACGTTGACGCTTTTGGACAATGCCCAGGGCTGCAAACCGCTGGCCGGGGCCGCTGTTTACGCGTGGCACGCCACGAAGGACGGCAAATATTCGCTGTACGACCAGGGGCTGGAGAACGAGAACTTCCTGCGTGGGGTTCAGGAGGCCGATGCCAACGGCCAGCTCACCTTCACCACGATCTTCCCGGGAGCCTACAACGGCCGTTGGCCGCATATCCACTTTGAGGTATTTGAGAGCATGTCCAATGCCACCTCAGCCGGTCAGATCCTGCGCACATCCCAAATTGCCATGACGGAGGCTTCCTGCAAGGAGGTGTACGCGTCAACAGGGTATGAATCCAGCCAGCAGAATTTCCCCAACACCCCTCTGGCTGCCGACATGGTTTTTGGTGACGACGGCGGCGTTCACCAATTGGCGTCAACGTCCGGGGCGGTGGAAACCGGGTACACCGCGGCCTTGAACGTCATCATCTGACACCGCGACAAGGGGCAGATTGGTGCTGGGGTCGCGATTCCCGGAGCGGGGATGGATTTTGAGGGTCGCCCAGCGACCGAGAAAATCTTACTGCCCGCGAGGGAATCGCAACCCCGGCACCGCCAAAGCACTACAGGACCCGGCTGAGGAATTCCTTGGTGCGGTGATGCTGGGGGTTGGAGATGATGTCGCGCGGTTTACCGCTCTCCACCACCACGCCGCCGTCCATGAAGGTCAGGGTGTCGCCAACCTCGCGGGCGAAACCGATTTCGTGAGTCACCACGATCATGGTCATGCCTGACTTGGCCAGATTCTTCATCACTTCCAGGACGTCGCCCACCAGCTCCGGGTCAAGGGCTGAGGTGGGCTCATCGAAGAGCATCAACTCCGGCTCCATGGCCAAGGCGCGGGCAATGGCAACACGCTGCTGCTGCCCGCCGGAAAGCTGCGAGGGGTAGAAATCGGCGCGGTCTGAAAGGCCCACCATTTCCAGTAGCTCGCGCGCCTTCAACTTGGCGGCGGCCTTCGACTGGCGCTTCACCTGAGTGGGCGCCTCGATCACGTTTTGCAGGGCCGTCTTGTGCGGGAACAAGTTGAAGCGCTGGAACACCATGCCGATCTCGCGGCGCTGTGCCGCGATCGCCTTCGTGTTCAGATCATGCAGCTTGCCGTTGACTTCCTTGAAGCCAATGAGGTCATCGTGGACGTAGATCCGTCCGGCGCTGATGGTCTCCAGAAGGTTGATGCAGCGCAAGAGCGTTGATTTGCCGGAACCGGACGGGCCGATGATTACCGAGACCTCGCCCGGTTTTACCGTCATGTCGATGCCCTTGAGCACGTGGTGCTCACCAAAGAACTTGTGCACACCCTGGATTTCCACGAGCGGCTTGGGAGCAGCGTGGGCAGGGCTGGTTGTTGAGGTGGTTTCAGTCATTACTTGCCACCTTCCGTGGTCTCATCGGCGCCGTCAATCGGCTTGGCATGAGCCGCCGCAACGGCGGCCGTTGCCTTGACGGGAGCCTTCATGACGTTGTCAACACCCTTGCCGAAGTGCTTTTCAATGTAGTACTGGCCAACCATCAAGACCGAGGTGATCACCAGGTACCAGAACGCCGCAACCATCAACAACGGAATGGGCAGGAAGGTCCGGCTCGCCAAGGCATTGGTGACGAACGTCAGGTCCAAGGTGAACGGTACGGCCAAAACCAGCGATGTGGTCTTGAGCATGCCGATGGTCTCGTTGCCGGTGGGAGGAATGATCACACGCATGGCCTGGGGCAGGATGATCCGCCACATGACCTTTGAACGGCGCATTCCGAGGGCCTCGGCAGCTTCCATCTGACCGTTGTCCACAGACTTCAGGCCGGCACGGAAAATCTCGGCCAGGTACGCGGATTCGTTGAGACCAAGGCCCACGATGGCGGCCACAGTGGCGTTGATAACCGTGGCGGTA includes:
- a CDS encoding MBL fold metallo-hydrolase, which encodes MPQTWQELGGGCFVLPGNEARVLVNTGLVVGAQRALVIDTGCGPRHAAEILAAVRTVTTLPLVGVNTHAHWDHFFGNATFKEAGLTELWAHKAAAQTMADTGESQRRFVAGAEPDMAAATGPGTEIVLPAHHVGAETVVLDLGGVEVELFTLGPGHSSGDLMVGAPGVLFAGDVLEVGAAPDYEDAFPSEWAAVLRRLAGMGEKYPVMVPGHGRPVDAGFAAHMAEVVAAAP
- the menD gene encoding 2-succinyl-5-enolpyruvyl-6-hydroxy-3-cyclohexene-1-carboxylic-acid synthase; this encodes MDAARYVVDALERAGIAHVVVAPGSRSAPLVYALAEAEADGRLSNYVRVDERVAGFTALGLALASGVPAAIVTTSGTAVGNLLPAVMEANHGGTPLLVLSADRPEELRGTGANQTTQQLDLFGEHVRFATDVPAGVDPTSAIATALSAARGHIEGIPAGPVQVNLAFRDPLTPALDGSEWERLLPEIEVPSAPETLESDDGTSDASDVASGVTSVPGSGVPAALPSSSHRTVVVAGHGAGVEAEYFARMLGLPLLAEPSSNARFGPNAIGPYRLLLEKFGPDSAMPIERVVLFGRPTLSRQISGLLANPNLERALFLPNPVPWFEAGRRTELILTQWDQLVGFAGHGPAGWLSAWHQVAAMAEAALESVLAGAATTGGELSGPEVARHVWSRAQKEPGSNLMLGSSNPIRDVDLAGKPTPGNNVTTFANRGLAGIDGTLATATGIALATREATRVLLGDVTFLHDSGALNIGPTEQVPNVQVIVLNDAGGGIFSVLEHGTLGKAPNYASAVERFFGTPHTVKLAALATAYGWDHTLVRTAAELVTALAGPVEGRQIIEVAASRDGLRDLHANIKAALAAD
- a CDS encoding intradiol ring-cleavage dioxygenase — protein: MTNSPHPDHDRGLEFDLGTMFTRRRTLGLMLGAGAVAGLAACTPAGNGAPASAAATSTAAPTTATAGTPEATAQVTRALAECTAATADTPEETGGPYPADGSNGPDVLTASGVVRQDITASFGSSTTKAEGVPLTVTLTLLDNAQGCKPLAGAAVYAWHATKDGKYSLYDQGLENENFLRGVQEADANGQLTFTTIFPGAYNGRWPHIHFEVFESMSNATSAGQILRTSQIAMTEASCKEVYASTGYESSQQNFPNTPLAADMVFGDDGGVHQLASTSGAVETGYTAALNVII
- a CDS encoding amino acid ABC transporter permease translates to MSRLSSRRAATGGSADVDLIDAVPVRHPWRWVGAAFILLALILAIQSMTTNEKFYWGTFRAYVLDVLVIQGVGWTLILTVTSMVIAIVLAILLAFMRQSDNPLFRYVSWVWVWFFRGTPVYTQLLFWGSIGALYPKIIVGVPFGPELFSWDTATVINATVAAIVGLGLNESAYLAEIFRAGLKSVDNGQMEAAEALGMRRSKVMWRIILPQAMRVIIPPTGNETIGMLKTTSLVLAVPFTLDLTFVTNALASRTFLPIPLLMVAAFWYLVITSVLMVGQYYIEKHFGKGVDNVMKAPVKATAAVAAAHAKPIDGADETTEGGK
- a CDS encoding MFS transporter, with translation MSKAADPQDFNLWSIAIPAFGPSLLFGIGEGAILPVIPLSARDMGSSLAGAALVVSLIGIGSLVSNIPASIITAKFGERLGMLGASALSLVAMLICVFCHNLWAFGAGVFLIGVASAVFHLARQSYLTEAVPPLMRARAMSTLGGVGRIGLFAGPFIGALLIHLVGLPGAYWVAAVAVTAAGVVAWWLPDLVNADGAAPAGPKVTVVSLLATHRKVFLTVGIGVLLVSSVRSSRQVVVPLWADNLGLNPAVTSLIYGLSGAIDMLVFYPAGKVMDKKGRIAVAVPSMVLMGVSLLLMPLTTGAFSLLLVALLIGFGNGIGSGLIMTLGADYSPRNGRAQFLGIWRFMADAGGSSGPAILAGLTAAVTLPFGIAATGLLGLGAAAMLGYSIPRNRPVSR
- a CDS encoding phosphatase PAP2 family protein, producing the protein MNTHAASHRSGPSGRVVERISAWPFLVAALISLAGLVLSYRFFVETATGQFIDESALVEAVVARQRIGTQTAQVLDYLPATSVVLATLVVLFVTLARRRWKAAGIAIAAMAAANLSTQLIKALLPDRPELGVNTLALNSLPSGHSTLAASAAAAVFLVVSPRWRPAAAFVGGSYAIVAGMSTLINQWHRPADVVAAFFVVAFWTALAAHVVMRSGSRWNVWLGSGEHWASRRWWTALAALLAVLALASGALIYSSVMGAEDTSTTSFFLVGVCLIIAVGYGLTFASTLLVTLPVRRRSFR
- a CDS encoding o-succinylbenzoate synthase, whose product is MFSLPTLDAILSSAHVVSLPMRVKFRGVVTREVMVFEGPAGWGEFGPFLEYDDEESSRWLAAALEAGWLGYPAPVRDWVPVNATVPAVSAAEVPSVLGAFDAVHTVKIKVAEAGQSMSDDAARVGAVRHLLPEAKIRVDANGGWGVDQAVSALRMLSVFGLEYAEQPVATIAEMAAVRTALSGSVLIAADESVRKATDPLAVARAGAADLLVVKAAPLGGVRRALEIVAEAGLPAVVSSALDSSVGIGTGLALAAALPELPFACGLGTVSLMAADVATPSLVAVDGGMEVRNVVADPELLARFAAPAERRDWWLDRLRRTYALLQSPVPGLKGGWIE
- a CDS encoding amino acid ABC transporter ATP-binding protein, whose protein sequence is MTETTSTTSPAHAAPKPLVEIQGVHKFFGEHHVLKGIDMTVKPGEVSVIIGPSGSGKSTLLRCINLLETISAGRIYVHDDLIGFKEVNGKLHDLNTKAIAAQRREIGMVFQRFNLFPHKTALQNVIEAPTQVKRQSKAAAKLKARELLEMVGLSDRADFYPSQLSGGQQQRVAIARALAMEPELMLFDEPTSALDPELVGDVLEVMKNLAKSGMTMIVVTHEIGFAREVGDTLTFMDGGVVVESGKPRDIISNPQHHRTKEFLSRVL